In Vicinamibacteria bacterium, one DNA window encodes the following:
- a CDS encoding threonine/serine dehydratase: MSSPAQAVKPLVREELEEARRAIHGLVHRTPLLSSRSVSESCGLEIWLKAENLQKTGSFKPRGAFNKLLHVDVRERERGVVTASAGNHGQALAYVARHLHIPAFIVMPETANASKVAAVRSYGAEAILRGRVWDDAYAYSLELGRERGLMHVHPFKDSFIMAGQGTIALEILEDLPDLTAVIVPIGGGGLIGGIASAMKLHRPEVQVIGVEAEGAANMYRSHGEGRAVELDEVSTIADGLATKHTDPDVFALLETVVDDYVTVSDDELREAIRFLLERAKLLTEPSGAAGAAAALTGKLHVPTGAKTAIVLGGGNFDVKGKMTISI, translated from the coding sequence TTGTCCAGTCCAGCCCAGGCGGTGAAGCCGCTCGTTCGGGAGGAGCTCGAAGAAGCACGCCGAGCGATCCACGGACTCGTTCACCGAACACCGCTTCTCTCTTCGCGGTCGGTGAGCGAAAGCTGCGGGCTCGAGATCTGGCTGAAGGCGGAGAACCTCCAGAAGACTGGGTCGTTCAAGCCACGCGGCGCTTTCAACAAGCTGTTGCACGTCGATGTTCGCGAACGGGAGCGAGGCGTCGTCACCGCTTCCGCGGGGAATCACGGTCAGGCTCTCGCCTATGTCGCGCGCCATCTTCACATTCCTGCCTTCATCGTGATGCCTGAGACCGCCAACGCCAGCAAAGTGGCCGCGGTCCGGTCCTACGGCGCGGAGGCCATACTCCGGGGAAGGGTCTGGGACGACGCCTACGCCTACTCTCTCGAGCTCGGACGCGAGAGGGGCCTGATGCACGTCCACCCGTTCAAGGATTCTTTCATCATGGCCGGACAAGGCACGATCGCCCTCGAGATCCTGGAAGACTTGCCCGATTTGACCGCTGTCATCGTCCCGATCGGCGGCGGCGGTCTCATCGGCGGCATCGCATCGGCAATGAAGCTCCACCGGCCCGAGGTCCAGGTCATTGGAGTCGAGGCGGAGGGCGCGGCCAACATGTATCGAAGCCACGGTGAGGGGCGAGCCGTCGAGCTCGACGAGGTGAGCACGATCGCCGACGGGCTCGCGACGAAGCATACCGACCCTGACGTCTTCGCCCTCCTCGAGACCGTGGTGGATGATTACGTCACGGTGTCGGACGACGAGCTGCGCGAAGCGATCCGCTTTCTCCTCGAACGAGCGAAGCTCCTCACCGAGCCGTCAGGAGCGGCCGGTGCTGCCGCGGCGCTCACCGGCAAGCTTCACGTTCCCACGGGAGCGAAGACCGCAATCGTGCTCGGCGGCGGCAACTTCGACGTGAAGGGCAAAATGACGATTTCCATTTGA
- a CDS encoding PIN domain-containing protein, whose protein sequence is MSDRVFVDTNVLVYLFDSDQPEKQDSARNLLNRLVKEATIVVSTQVLQEFYVTVTMKLAEPLPPQDAIDATRGISAYHVVQVDPSLIFAAIKLHEEEGTSFWDAMIIRAALESGCELLMSEDMQHGRRFGNLTVDNPFR, encoded by the coding sequence ATGAGCGATAGAGTATTCGTCGATACCAACGTTCTCGTTTACCTTTTCGACTCCGACCAACCAGAGAAACAAGACAGCGCCAGGAATCTCCTGAATCGGCTGGTCAAGGAAGCGACGATTGTCGTGAGCACCCAGGTGCTCCAGGAGTTCTACGTGACGGTCACGATGAAGCTGGCCGAACCGCTTCCTCCGCAAGACGCCATCGATGCGACCAGAGGGATTTCGGCTTATCACGTCGTTCAAGTGGACCCTTCGCTGATTTTCGCCGCGATTAAGCTGCACGAAGAAGAGGGGACTTCTTTCTGGGACGCGATGATCATTCGCGCCGCGTTGGAATCGGGCTGCGAGTTGTTGATGAGCGAGGACATGCAGCATGGACGGCGATTCGGGAATTTGACCGTCGACAACCCCTTCCGTTAG